The Candidatus Gracilibacteria bacterium genome has a window encoding:
- a CDS encoding aminotransferase class V-fold PLP-dependent enzyme, translating into MFRSDFPIFQTHPDLVFLDSASSAQKPAKVIDVLSTYFSTNYANIHRGAYDLSMESSLLYERAKKAVAKKLHADSDAEIVFTYNATYAFNLLSRGLVKSGMLQKGDVVLLSKVEHHANVVPWQILAEEYGIIIEWVNLHADGTIDYGDLASKIPHAKVVSLTGASNVTGEVLDLDKVQEIIQNSKFKIQNQGFFILDGSQRFPHMETDVKKYGIDFFVGTGHKVMSDTGIGFFYGRKELLKVMNPAFCGGGAINSVTLEGYEPAGLPFRHEPGTPHIAGAVSLLAAIEYIDSIGGFEVVEKYEQELTEYMLEQVKKLPSSVKLLGSHESINRLGVFSFTFANHHPNDVAEMLADANICVRSGHHCTEPFHQTMGIPASLRASFYIYNTREDVDKFIGTLSDIVS; encoded by the coding sequence ATGTTTCGTTCTGATTTTCCGATTTTCCAGACACATCCTGATCTCGTTTTTCTCGATTCTGCTTCGAGTGCTCAGAAACCCGCAAAGGTGATTGATGTTCTTTCGACATATTTTTCGACGAATTATGCGAACATCCATCGTGGAGCCTATGATCTCTCTATGGAGAGCTCGCTTCTCTATGAGCGTGCGAAAAAAGCGGTTGCAAAGAAACTTCATGCCGACTCTGATGCTGAGATTGTTTTCACGTACAATGCGACGTATGCTTTCAATCTTCTCTCTCGAGGGCTCGTGAAATCAGGAATGCTCCAGAAAGGTGATGTTGTACTTCTTTCGAAAGTAGAACATCATGCGAATGTGGTGCCTTGGCAGATTCTCGCAGAAGAATATGGAATCATTATCGAATGGGTGAATCTCCATGCTGATGGAACGATTGATTATGGAGATCTTGCATCGAAAATCCCTCATGCGAAAGTTGTTTCTCTCACGGGCGCTTCGAATGTGACAGGAGAGGTGTTGGATTTGGATAAGGTACAGGAGATAATTCAAAATTCAAAATTCAAAATTCAAAATCAATGATTCTTTATCCTCGATGGTTCACAACGATTTCCTCATATGGAGACCGATGTGAAGAAATATGGAATCGATTTCTTCGTAGGAACAGGACACAAAGTGATGTCTGATACGGGTATCGGATTTTTCTACGGACGAAAAGAACTTCTGAAAGTGATGAATCCCGCATTCTGTGGCGGTGGCGCCATCAATAGTGTCACACTCGAATGATATGAGCCAGCAGGACTCCCATTCCGTCATGAACCAGGAACTCCCCATATTGCTGGCGCGGTTTCTCTTCTTGCAGCGATTGAATATATCGACAGTATTGGTGGATTCGAAGTGGTTGAGAAATACGAGCAAGAACTCACAGAATATATGCTCGAGCAAGTGAAAAAACTTCCATCTTCTGTGAAGCTTCTTGGCTCGCATGAGTCAATCAATCGTCTCGGAGTATTCTCTTTCACTTTCGCGAACCATCATCCGAATGATGTCGCAGAGATGCTTGCAGACGCGAATATCTGTGTCCGTTCTGGACATCACTGTACCGAGCCATTCCATCAGACTATGGGGATTCCTGCAAGTTTGCGTGCGAGTTTCTATATCTACAATACGAGAGAGGATGTGGATAAGTTTATCGGAACTCTATCTGATATCGTCAGCTAA
- a CDS encoding tetratricopeptide repeat protein yields MIRAFIFCISVLFLSGCIFSENGNTDISTTSGEKVIQSYQESLDPDTRVELAKKRKSYISGIRKGDYYSLRNNPDEALAYYLQVAEKLPKDQVVRKKIAHVYFLEKNWKAAYENYVQVPIAELSSDEQKEMFQSLFFDESQMDRVGEVVRFSMGTGTQEYYRVIDVCYTGIHNCVVTINEYSGSSSALHDLQTTISGATIISPDFQYRNLTLAAKLYEQGMYGASSRIADEILSVRPDYMEAMKILGFSQYELGKYQDAKKTLLAYLEKNPQDLESVVRIGEVYGQLGDIVASNLSLNNAILGGYTPKTDLERRLAYNYSLLGDTTALMRVMNYLLQEEDVKEDDYAVSVSLALSEGDLTRARTWSEDGLKKFKNSSMLTPLYIESLRLVGDHDAAQMVLENSDPEKASENPNFLLQKGILLFDAKKYDDAKKIFESLLEFEEWPTIIEEARAYLISIDSLSTSSGSVFWGF; encoded by the coding sequence ATGATTCGTGCCTTCATTTTTTGCATATCTGTCTTGTTTCTTTCATGATGTATTTTTTCAGAAAATGGAAATACAGATATTTCGACCACTTCATGAGAAAAAGTTATCCAATCCTACCAGGAATCCCTCGATCCTGATACACGAGTTGAGCTCGCCAAGAAACGAAAAAGCTATATATCCGGTATCCGGAAATGAGACTACTATTCACTGAGAAATAATCCTGATGAAGCCCTCGCATATTATCTTCAGGTTGCAGAAAAACTCCCAAAAGATCAAGTAGTGAGAAAAAAGATTGCACATGTGTATTTCCTCGAGAAAAACTGGAAAGCAGCGTATGAAAACTATGTTCAAGTTCCGATTGCTGAACTCTCATCCGATGAACAAAAAGAAATGTTCCAATCGCTTTTCTTCGATGAGTCTCAGATGGACCGAGTCGGAGAAGTTGTGAGATTTTCGATGGGAACAGGAACACAAGAATATTATCGAGTCATAGATGTGTGTTATACAGGAATTCATAACTGTGTTGTGACGATCAATGAATATAGTGGTAGTTCTTCAGCATTGCACGATCTCCAGACTACGATTTCTGGAGCAACAATAATCAGTCCGGATTTCCAATATCGCAATCTCACCCTCGCCGCGAAACTCTATGAACAAGGAATGTATGGCGCGAGTTCTCGCATTGCTGATGAGATTCTCAGTGTGCGTCCTGATTATATGGAGGCGATGAAGATTCTTGGATTTTCTCAGTATGAGCTCGGGAAGTATCAGGATGCGAAAAAAACACTGCTGGCTTATCTCGAAAAGAATCCGCAAGATCTCGAATCTGTCGTACGAATAGGCGAAGTATATGGTCAACTGGGAGATATAGTTGCATCGAATCTTTCTCTCAATAATGCGATCCTCGGTGGATATACACCAAAAACAGATCTCGAGCGTCGACTGGCATATAACTATTCTCTTCTCGGTGATACGACTGCTCTGATGCGTGTCATGAACTATCTCCTTCAGGAAGAAGATGTGAAAGAAGATGATTATGCAGTGAGTGTGTCGCTCGCTCTGTCCGAATGAGATCTGACACGTGCACGAACATGGTCGGAGGATGGACTGAAGAAATTCAAAAATTCATCCATGCTCACACCACTCTATATCGAGTCACTCCGACTCGTAGGAGATCATGATGCAGCCCAGATGGTTCTAGAGAATTCTGATCCAGAAAAAGCCTCAGAAAACCCGAATTTTCTCCTCCAAAAAGGAATTCTCCTATTCGATGCAAAAAAATACGATGATGCAAAAAAAATATTCGAATCCCTCTTAGAATTCGAAGAATGGCCTACGATCATAGAAGAAGCAAGAGCATATCTCATATCCATCGATTCACTTTCGACCAGTTCTGGAAGTGTTTTCTGGGGATTCTAA
- a CDS encoding iron-sulfur cluster assembly scaffold protein, with protein sequence MSSQDLIIEYSQNPPNKGILENATIRYREHNRVCADVVEVFLVIEDGELRQFMFDGYMSIVATACVAITGEILEGWKLDDILTLGESFVHENIGTDISPRRRYASLIGILAIKNAIHEFLQDGKVEDFSDIVV encoded by the coding sequence ATGTCTTCTCAGGATCTCATCATCGAATACTCTCAAAACCCTCCCAATAAATGAATTCTCGAAAATGCGACAATTCGCTATAGGGAACATAACCGCGTCTGTGCTGATGTTGTCGAGGTATTTCTCGTCATCGAGGATGGCGAACTTCGACAGTTCATGTTCGATGGATATATGTCGATCGTCGCCACTGCCTGCGTCGCCATCACGGGCGAAATACTCGAATGATGGAAACTCGACGATATCCTCACACTGGGTGAATCCTTCGTCCATGAGAACATCGGAACTGATATATCGCCACGCCGTCGATATGCTTCTCTTATAGGAATCCTCGCCATAAAAAATGCTATTCATGAATTCTTGCAAGATGGGAAAGTGGAGGATTTTAGTGATATAGTTGTATAG